From Brassica oleracea var. oleracea cultivar TO1000 chromosome C3, BOL, whole genome shotgun sequence, a single genomic window includes:
- the LOC106330627 gene encoding uncharacterized protein LOC106330627 — translation MPLGTTPYHLVYGKACHLPVKLEYKAAWAVKLLNFDIKPATERRMIQVHELEEIRHLAYESSKIYKEKTKSYHDKRIIARRFEPNDKVLLFNSRLRLFPGKLNLDGPDPSPLRKSALTKLLCCWTERETSSSSMVSTSSITLLTPLSQRVKKFS, via the coding sequence ATGCCGCTAGGGACCACCCCCTATCACCTGGTCTATGGTAAGGCTTGTCATCTTCCTGTCAAGCTCGAATACAAGGCTGCATGGGCGGTCAAGTTACTAAATTTCGACATCAAGCCAGCAACTGAGAGGCGTATGATCCAAGTCCATGAGCTGGAAGAGATAAGGCACCTTGCCTATGAGAGTTCCAAAATTTATAAGGAGAAGACCAAATCCTACCATGACAAGCGAATCATTGCTAGACGTTTCGAACCAAACGATAAGGTCTTGCTCTTCAACTCCAGACTTAGGTTGTTCCCAGGCAAGCTGAATCTAGATGGTCCGGACCCTTCACCATTAAGGAAGTCCGCCCTTACGAAGCTGTTATGTTGCTGGACAGAAAGGGAGACGAGTTCGTCGTCAATGGTCAGCACATCAAGCATTACCTTGCTGACTCCACTATCGCAGAGGGTGAAGAAATTCTCCTAA
- the LOC106330628 gene encoding uncharacterized protein LOC106330628 has product MNHMFSNLRTKYDNVASHMRQMDIQIAQTAESVKRQQGTLPGKTDKNPKESNVVELRSGKQLSEPVKKRFTAAEKGKQKESEQPPADAPAAEKEREPTVGTNSPEPEQPAEAARPIPEPVSTREYTTKVPYPVPAKATRQDREEMKCRKMLEDLTVRLPLMDVIQMMPSMRSFMKGLISGKISEESEFMTVSKECSAVLQNRQIKKRGNPGKFVLSIQIVKKIFSCSLVDLGSSVNLMPYSVARRLGYTHFKPTRMSLVFADRSAKSPVGILENLQVKVGNTSVPADFVVLELEEESKDPLILGRPFLCTVAAIINVRQGKIDLHLGT; this is encoded by the coding sequence ATGAACCATATGTTCAGCAATTTGAGGACCAAATACGACAATGTCGCGAGTCATATGAGGCAGATGGACATTCAGATTGCTCAGACTGCTGAGAGCGTCAAGAGGCAACAAGGTACTCTACCTGGGAAAACCGACAAAAACCCTAAGGAGAGCAACGTGGTTGAGTTGAGAAGTGGAAAGCAACTCTCTGAGCCGGTAAAGAAGAGGTTCACTGCGGCAGAGAAGGGGAAGCAGAAAGAGTCGGAACAACCACCGGCCGATGCCCCGGCAGCTGAGAAGGAGAGGGAACCAACAGTTGGAACCAATTCGCCAGAACCAGAACAACCAGCTGAGGCTGCCCGCCCGATTCCAGAGCCTGTTTCTACTCGCGAATACACTACTAAAGTCCCTTACCCGGTTCCAGCAAAGGCTACTCGTCAGGACCGAGAGGAGATGAAGTGCAGAAAGATGCTGGAGGACCTAACCGTCCGACTCCCTTTGATGGATGTGATCCAGATGATGCCCTCCATGCGCAGCTTTATGAAGGGATTGATCTCAGGAAAAATATCAGAGGAGAGCGAATTCATGACTGTCTCTAAGGAGTGCAGTGCAGTGCTTCAGAACAGGCAGATAAAGAAGCGAGGAAACCCTGGTAAGTTCGTCCTCTCTATCCAAATTGTGAAGAAAATTTTCTCATGCTCCTTGGTTGATCTGGGATCCAGCGTAAACCTCATGCCCTACTCTGTAGCACGACGTCTGGGATACACACATTTTAAACCAACTAGGATGTCCTTGGTGTTTGCGGATAGATCAGCCAAGTCCCCGGTTGGTATTCTAGAGAATCTCCAAGTAAAAGTCGGGAACACCTCTGTTCCAGCAGACTTCGTAGTTCTAGAGCTAGAAGAGGAATCCAAAGATCCTCTCATTTTAGGAAGACCGTTCCTATGTACTGTTGCAGCCATCATTAATGTGCGGCAAGGGAAGATTGATCTCCATCTGGGGACATAG